From the Actinopolymorpha singaporensis genome, the window CTCCTCCTCCTACAAGACCGTCAGCGGATCAGCCGCGACCTCCACGACCACGTGCTCCAACACATGTTCGGTATCAGCCTCCGCCTCAAGAGCGCCCTCGATCTACAGGCCGATCTGGAGGCGCGGCAACGGGTGGGCGAAGCGATCGAGGATCTGGACGAGACCAGCCGCCAGGTTCGTGCCGTGGTATTCGGACCTTCGCATGACGACGTCGGCTGAGGGAGTTCGGGCCTCCGAAGCGCTATCGGTCAAGCTCGAGTACGCCACGTGTGCCTTTTCCGTTCTGTCGAGCTGGCCGAGCAGGGACCGGCGGCCGCTTTGCCCAGGCCGTGGAGCAGAGGCACAACGTCGTCACGTAACCGGTGGGCGTGTCGGCGTGCCTTGCAAGTTGGCTTCGACACCCGTGGCTTACACGGACACCGCGTGGGCGGACGTGCGGACGGCGCCGGCCACGATCTGCTGGCATCTGCGTCACCGCCACAGTGTGCAGGTACCGTCGGCCACGGTCAGCCGCTACCTGAGCAGGCGCGGGATGGTCGTGCCCGCCCGGACAAGCAGGCCCCGCTCCTCCTACATCCGGTTCGCTCGAGTTAGGTGAGCACAGGTGGACGCGCTTCGTACCCCGTCCCGAACCTTGGGGTACTGCGCCTGCTGAGGCTTCAGTGTCGGCTCGCCTGACACGCGACCGCTCACTGCGTGACCCAGCGTCGTGGCCAGACGGGAACCGGTGGTCGACCTTCGGGGCGACTCCCATGACTCCAGGTGAGTCTCATAGGGTGGCCGGTCGGTTGCCGGTGCCTTCGCCTCGGGAGAGGCGTGACTGGAGTTCGTGGTGGGCAGTGCGAGCGAGTTGAGTGACCGTCCGGCTTCGCAGCGTTTCCGCCGTTGGTTGTTGGAGGGTTTGCCGCACAAGAGCAGGCGGTTGGCTCCGCATCCGGAGCCGGCGGCCGCGCATTCCACGAACTCGTGGTGGCAGGTGATGTGCCTGACCGGGTTGGACTATTTCTCCACGCTCGGTTACCAGCCTGCCATTGCTGCTCTCGCCGCGGGACTGTTGTCCCCGTTGGCCACGCTGGTCCTGGTGCTTGTCACCCTCGCCGGTGCCCTGCCGGTGTATCGCAGGGTGGCCAGGGAGAGCCCACACGGCATGGGTTCGATTGCGATGCTGGAACAGCTCCTGCCGTTTTGGCGGGGCAAGCTCTTCGTCCTGGTCCTGCTTGGATTCGCGGCCACGGACTTCGTGATCACGATGACGCTGTCCGCGGCGGACGCGACGGCGCACGTGGTGGAGAACCCGCACGTGCCACAGGCTCTGCACGGGCACGAGGTGGCCATTACCCTGGTTTTCCTGGTGATTCTGGGTGCTGTGTTCCTCAAAGGCTTTCGTGAGGCGATCGGGGTCGCGGTGGTGCTGGTGGCCACCTACTTGCTGCTGAACGTCGTTGTGGTGGTGGCCGGGCTGTGGGAGGTGGTCACCAGCCCGCACGTCGTGCTCGACTGGGGCCGGGCGCTCACCTCGCAGCACACCGATCCGCTGATGATGGTGGCCGTGGCGCTGGTGGTGTTCCCGAAGCTGGCGCTCGGGCTGTCCGGGTTCGAGACCGGAGTGGCGGTCATGCCGCACATCAAGGGTGATCGGGACGACACCGAGGAACAGCCCCACGGAAGGATCAGGGGAACGAAGAAGCTGCTGACCACTGCGGCGCTGATCATGAGCGCCTTCCTCGTAACCAGCAGTATCGTCACCACCCTGCTAATTCCCGCCAAGGACTTTCAGCCCGGCCAGCCCGCCAACGGGAGGGCGCTTGCCTACCTCGCCCACGAACACCTCGGCAGCGTGTTCGGCTCGGTCTACGACCTGTCGACGGTGGCCATCTTGTGGTTCGCGGGCGCGTCGGCGATGGCCGGCCTGCTGAACCTGCTACCGCGCTACTTACCGCGGTACGGCATGGCCCCGCACTGGGCGCGGGCCACGCGGCCTACGGTGCTCGTCCTCACTGGCGTGGCGTTTCTGATTACCTGGATCTTCGACGCGGACGTGACGGCCCAGGGCGGCGCCTACGCGACGGGCGTGCTCGTGCTGATCACATCGGCAGCTGTGGCGGTGATGATCGCCGCCCGGCGGGCACGCGAACACGGTTGGACAGTCGCGTTCGGGATCATCGCCGCGGTGTTCGTCTACACCACATTGGCCAACGTCGTCGAACGTCCCGACGGGGTGAAGATCGGGGCGTGCTTCATTGCCGCGATCATCGTGGTGTCGTTCCTGTCCCGGTTCCTGCGCGCGTTCGAGTTGCGGGTGACCGACGTCGTATTTGACGAGACCGCAAAGCGGTTCGTCCGTGACTGCGCCCGCCGGCGGATGCGGCTTATCGCCAACGAGCCCGACGCCCGGGACCCGGCGGAGTACCGAGACAAGATTCGCCAGATGCGCGAGGACCACGATCTGCCCGACGAGGACGACCTCATCTTCGCCGAGGTCGTCGTCGGCGACCCATCGGATTTCGAGTCCGAACTACGCGTCCGCGGCGAGGTCCTCCACAACCGCTACCGAGTGCTGAGGATGGAAAGCTCCACCGTCCCCAACGCCCTTGCCGCGCTCGTCCTCCACATCCGAGACCAGACCGGTACCCGACCCCACATCCACTTCGAGTGGACCGAGGGCAACCCGGTCACGCACTTCCTCCGCTTCTTCCTCTTCGGGGTCGGTGAGGTCGCCCCCGTCACCCGCGAGGTCCTCCGCGAGGCCGAACCCGACCCCTCCCGTCGCCCACACGTCCACGTCGGCTGAGCGGCCAACGAACCAGCCGCCGGGGAGGCGGTTTCAGTAAACCTGCTGGTTCGCAGCTGGCCGACCGGTGTAGGGCGGTGCTGCTCACGACGCAGCACCTGGACGAGGCCGACCAACTCCCCGCCCGGATCGCGATCCTTCATCAAAGTCCCGGATCTGGATCAACGCGCCATTGACGCACGCAGGGCGAGGGCACCACCACTTCATCGGCTGCCTCGTCGCCGAAGTGGCGCTCGCCCGGTTCACGCGGCGCATGGCGGTGGTATGACGAGCCTCCGCCGGCCCGACGGGGGGCGGGCCGGCGGAGGGACCTGAGTGAGTCGCCCTAAGTATCGACGTTCGCGGTCTCATGATCGTGCTGGGTGCACGCAGGACGTACCGCAGGGTCTTCGATACAAGCGACAACAAACCTTCGTTCGCATCAAGTGGGCCAATCCTTGCCCGGAGCTTCCTTGATGTGATCTTGGTGCTGGCGGCTCCCTGGTGTGGAGAGGAAAGCTCGGGCACCATGGTCCTTTGACCGTGAGGATAGTACTACCAAGTTAGTAGTACATTCTGGGTGGGTAGTTCGGCCGATGACTGGAGGCGTGAGTGGCGGGATCGCAGATGCGTCCCCGCGGCGGACTGGAGCGGGAGGTGCTGGCGTGTCTGGCTGCGGCCGACAGGGCGTTGTCCGCTAACGAGGTTCTCGCCGATCTCGGCGGTGGTTTGGCGTACACGACGGTCATGACCACGCTGGGGAGGCTGCACGCCAAGGGACTGCTGTCGCGGCAACTGGACGGTCGTGCCTACGTCTACACGCTCGCAGCCGACCCCGGGCAGGTCGACGAGGCGATGGCGGCGCACCGGATGCGTCGTGTCCTCGACAGTGGGGGCAACCATGCTGGTGTGCTGGCGCGG encodes:
- a CDS encoding BlaI/MecI/CopY family transcriptional regulator, encoding MAGSQMRPRGGLEREVLACLAAADRALSANEVLADLGGGLAYTTVMTTLGRLHAKGLLSRQLDGRAYVYTLAADPGQVDEAMAAHRMRRVLDSGGNHAGVLARFVEDLSPEDAQVLAALLAPTSRDERKG
- a CDS encoding amino acid transporter, producing the protein MAPHPEPAAAHSTNSWWQVMCLTGLDYFSTLGYQPAIAALAAGLLSPLATLVLVLVTLAGALPVYRRVARESPHGMGSIAMLEQLLPFWRGKLFVLVLLGFAATDFVITMTLSAADATAHVVENPHVPQALHGHEVAITLVFLVILGAVFLKGFREAIGVAVVLVATYLLLNVVVVVAGLWEVVTSPHVVLDWGRALTSQHTDPLMMVAVALVVFPKLALGLSGFETGVAVMPHIKGDRDDTEEQPHGRIRGTKKLLTTAALIMSAFLVTSSIVTTLLIPAKDFQPGQPANGRALAYLAHEHLGSVFGSVYDLSTVAILWFAGASAMAGLLNLLPRYLPRYGMAPHWARATRPTVLVLTGVAFLITWIFDADVTAQGGAYATGVLVLITSAAVAVMIAARRAREHGWTVAFGIIAAVFVYTTLANVVERPDGVKIGACFIAAIIVVSFLSRFLRAFELRVTDVVFDETAKRFVRDCARRRMRLIANEPDARDPAEYRDKIRQMREDHDLPDEDDLIFAEVVVGDPSDFESELRVRGEVLHNRYRVLRMESSTVPNALAALVLHIRDQTGTRPHIHFEWTEGNPVTHFLRFFLFGVGEVAPVTREVLREAEPDPSRRPHVHVG